In the genome of Leptospira kanakyensis, one region contains:
- the fliQ gene encoding flagellar biosynthesis protein FliQ encodes MTEVDVVNLMREAFIVTLKISSPILITALVVGLIVGILQTTTSIQEPTIAFVPKLVSIFAVIVFFSAWMVRVMTDYTREIFFMIEKI; translated from the coding sequence ATGACGGAAGTCGACGTAGTCAATTTGATGCGGGAAGCATTCATTGTAACATTAAAAATTTCTAGTCCCATTCTCATTACTGCACTTGTTGTGGGACTCATTGTAGGTATTTTACAAACAACAACTTCCATCCAAGAACCAACCATTGCTTTTGTTCCGAAACTTGTTTCTATTTTTGCCGTCATTGTATTTTTTTCGGCATGGATGGTGCGAGTGATGACAGACTATACCCGAGAAATTTTTTTCATGATAGAAAAGATATGA
- a CDS encoding DNA repair helicase XPB, producing MTKPLTVQSDKTMLLEVDNPEFEACRDLISKFAELEKSPEYMHTYRISPLSLWNAASIKMTADEIIEGLTKFARYSVPKNVMNEVREQISRYGKVKLVKEESGELYIISNEKGFITEIANNRAVQPFVDGMEGDKIRIKKEYRGHIKQALIKIGFPVEDLAGYDEGNKYPFNLRPITVGGIKFGMRDYQRASVEAFHAGGRNEGGSGVVVLPCGAGKTIVGMGVMQIVGAETLILVTNTLSIRQWRNEILDKTDIPESDIGEYSGELKEIKPITIATYNILTHRKKKGGDFTHFHIFSANNWGLIVYDEVHLLPAPVFRMTSELQAKRRLGLTATLVREDGLEEDVFSLIGPKKYDVPWKELEAKSWIAEANCVEIRVPMEDDLRMKYSVADDREKFRLASENPEKLRAISYILKKHSTNNILVIGQYINQLEEISNTFKIPLITGKTPLPERQELYQAFRSGQIKQLVVSKVANFSIDLPDANIAIQVSGTFGSRQEEAQRLGRILRPKAQDNTAIFYSLISRDTNEERFGQNRQLFLTEQGYEYEIYTLDQFKETVPEESLTK from the coding sequence ATGACCAAGCCACTCACCGTACAAAGTGACAAAACAATGCTTCTAGAGGTGGATAACCCAGAATTTGAAGCCTGTCGGGATCTCATTTCCAAGTTTGCGGAGCTCGAAAAAAGCCCGGAATATATGCATACTTACCGCATCTCTCCACTCTCTTTGTGGAATGCAGCATCCATCAAAATGACTGCGGATGAGATCATTGAAGGTTTAACTAAATTTGCTCGTTATTCAGTTCCTAAAAACGTAATGAATGAAGTGAGAGAACAAATCTCTCGTTACGGAAAAGTAAAACTAGTAAAAGAAGAATCTGGGGAATTGTATATCATTTCCAATGAAAAAGGATTCATTACAGAGATTGCAAACAACCGCGCCGTTCAACCTTTTGTGGATGGAATGGAAGGTGATAAAATTCGTATCAAAAAAGAATACCGTGGTCACATCAAACAAGCGTTAATCAAAATTGGTTTCCCTGTGGAAGACCTTGCGGGTTACGACGAAGGAAATAAATATCCGTTTAATTTACGTCCTATCACCGTTGGTGGTATCAAGTTTGGAATGCGCGACTACCAAAGAGCTTCAGTTGAGGCCTTCCATGCTGGTGGACGTAACGAAGGGGGATCCGGAGTTGTGGTTCTTCCTTGCGGTGCGGGGAAAACCATCGTGGGGATGGGTGTTATGCAAATTGTGGGAGCAGAAACTCTCATTCTTGTAACGAACACTTTGTCCATTCGCCAATGGAGAAATGAAATTTTAGACAAAACCGATATCCCTGAATCGGACATTGGTGAGTATTCCGGTGAACTCAAAGAAATTAAACCCATTACCATTGCAACTTACAATATCTTAACTCATAGAAAGAAAAAAGGTGGGGACTTCACACACTTTCATATCTTCAGTGCCAACAACTGGGGACTGATTGTGTATGATGAGGTTCACTTATTACCAGCTCCTGTATTTCGTATGACTTCAGAACTTCAAGCCAAACGTAGGTTAGGTTTGACTGCGACACTTGTGCGGGAAGATGGACTGGAAGAAGATGTGTTCTCTCTCATTGGCCCTAAAAAGTATGATGTGCCTTGGAAAGAACTCGAAGCCAAGTCTTGGATTGCAGAAGCCAATTGTGTGGAAATTCGTGTTCCCATGGAAGATGACCTTCGTATGAAATACTCTGTGGCTGATGACCGTGAGAAGTTTCGTTTGGCATCGGAAAATCCAGAAAAACTTCGTGCGATCAGTTACATTCTAAAAAAACACTCCACTAACAACATTTTGGTGATTGGGCAGTACATCAATCAGTTAGAAGAAATTTCGAATACTTTCAAAATTCCTTTGATTACGGGAAAAACTCCGCTGCCTGAAAGACAAGAACTCTACCAAGCGTTCCGTTCTGGTCAAATCAAACAACTTGTGGTTTCTAAGGTGGCAAACTTCTCCATCGACTTACCAGATGCGAATATTGCCATCCAGGTATCGGGAACCTTTGGATCCAGACAAGAAGAGGCGCAGCGTCTAGGGCGTATCCTTCGTCCGAAAGCCCAAGACAACACGGCCATTTTTTACTCGCTGATTTCGCGTGATACGAACGAAGAAAGGTTTGGTCAAAACAGACAGCTCTTCCTCACCGAACAAGGGTATGAATACGAAATTTATACTTTGGATCAGTTTAAAGAAACAGTTCCGGAAGAATCACTCACTAAATAG
- the fliR gene encoding flagellar biosynthetic protein FliR, which translates to MESFVLHFQSFLFVLVRLLGLFLVAPFFSSESINFSLRMIFSFMVSLIVYPVVATYMPPVPGHMINFGILVISEMLIGIFIGFLVSLVFAAFQMAGEFFNNQIGFGYTEILDPVTQNSLPAIGTMKNLMATALFLVIGAHRFLIETLAYSFEKIRIISFTGKVNAGLYKLIEDAIGAMFVVSFKIALPVMGILFLVSLAEGLMGKAAQQMNVMSMSFPLKVFIGTLTLIATLTFIATQMVQGIQISMDKASLLIREWPSL; encoded by the coding sequence ATGGAATCATTTGTTTTACACTTTCAATCTTTTCTTTTTGTTTTAGTCCGACTACTCGGACTATTCCTTGTTGCGCCTTTTTTTTCCTCAGAATCAATCAATTTTTCATTACGAATGATCTTTTCCTTTATGGTTTCTCTCATTGTTTACCCGGTGGTGGCAACTTATATGCCACCTGTTCCTGGTCATATGATTAACTTCGGAATCCTTGTTATTTCTGAGATGTTGATTGGTATATTCATTGGTTTTCTCGTATCACTGGTGTTTGCTGCCTTCCAAATGGCTGGAGAATTTTTTAACAATCAAATTGGTTTTGGTTATACGGAGATTTTGGATCCTGTGACTCAAAACTCGCTCCCGGCCATTGGTACAATGAAAAACCTCATGGCAACGGCACTATTCCTTGTGATTGGAGCACATAGGTTTCTCATCGAAACACTTGCTTATTCTTTTGAAAAAATTCGAATCATATCATTTACCGGTAAGGTAAATGCTGGTTTATACAAACTCATCGAAGATGCTATTGGTGCGATGTTTGTAGTCTCTTTTAAAATTGCTCTTCCTGTGATGGGAATTTTATTTTTGGTTTCTCTTGCGGAAGGCCTTATGGGTAAAGCTGCCCAACAAATGAATGTGATGTCCATGTCTTTCCCACTCAAAGTTTTTATTGGAACCCTTACCCTCATTGCCACTCTCACATTCATTGCGACTCAAATGGTACAAGGGATTCAAATTTCTATGGATAAGGCAAGTTTACTCATTCGGGAGTGGCCAAGTTTATGA
- a CDS encoding DUF971 domain-containing protein translates to MPNSQLATFPKEISFDDDSLYIEWKDGHGSKYSLLDLRKKCPCATCRGGHGGKVGDATGHIQSIKLLSWTKVGRYAISIVWSDYHNTGIYSYDNLRAYADGFESAFD, encoded by the coding sequence ATGCCAAACTCGCAACTTGCCACCTTCCCTAAGGAAATTTCTTTCGATGACGATTCTCTCTATATCGAATGGAAGGATGGCCATGGGTCGAAGTATTCCCTTCTGGACCTTCGTAAAAAATGCCCTTGTGCCACTTGTCGCGGGGGACATGGAGGGAAAGTAGGGGATGCAACGGGCCATATCCAGTCCATCAAACTCTTGTCATGGACAAAAGTGGGCCGGTATGCGATTTCCATCGTCTGGAGCGACTACCACAACACGGGAATTTACTCCTACGACAACCTTCGGGCCTATGCCGATGGATTCGAAAGCGCTTTTGACTGA
- a CDS encoding EscU/YscU/HrcU family type III secretion system export apparatus switch protein — translation MKGNQSKRLTLIRENTLNWIKSLFGGLNSLDLMYPFSLKSDFFKPKEIVPAFSCYTTGIYAIDLQLFAAADEGRTEPPSERRRREEKEKGNVPKSNEVASTLVLLGGTGVLFVLGDTFIRNTAIFIKKYLHMGMKLDRFGAEEFRVILAGVSRDFFNLLWPILAITLVFAIVGNVVQVGFMFSPRALAFRFDRIAPNFKRVLPNRQTLFNLLKSLAKVVMIGIISYILISGDFLKVLLTGNMGMMQAITLITYSGFKIMMAAGLLLLGIAVADFYFQKFEFEESLKQTPSEAKREMKEDSGDPVMKNRRMQLARDMMQGNMLREVPKADVVITNPTHYSVALSYEMGRDSAPRVIAKGENRLALEIRRIARENDVPIVESPKQARLLYAQVEVGQEIPQEFFNAVVQILITLEKFRKKVGMG, via the coding sequence ATGAAAGGGAACCAGTCCAAAAGATTAACATTGATAAGGGAAAATACTCTTAATTGGATTAAGTCACTATTTGGTGGTCTTAATTCTCTGGATTTGATGTATCCCTTCTCTTTGAAATCGGATTTTTTTAAGCCAAAAGAAATTGTACCAGCCTTCTCTTGTTATACGACCGGAATCTACGCCATCGACCTGCAACTTTTTGCTGCGGCAGACGAAGGGAGAACGGAACCTCCGAGCGAACGTCGTAGGCGAGAAGAAAAAGAAAAGGGAAATGTTCCTAAATCAAATGAGGTAGCATCCACTCTTGTATTGTTAGGTGGAACAGGGGTTTTGTTTGTTTTAGGTGATACTTTTATTCGAAATACGGCTATTTTTATTAAAAAATATTTACATATGGGGATGAAACTGGACCGGTTCGGAGCGGAAGAGTTTCGGGTGATCCTTGCTGGTGTTTCGCGAGATTTTTTTAATCTCCTCTGGCCTATCCTTGCGATTACTCTAGTTTTTGCAATTGTGGGAAATGTGGTTCAGGTAGGCTTTATGTTTTCTCCGAGAGCCTTAGCCTTTCGTTTCGATAGAATTGCTCCCAATTTCAAACGGGTGTTGCCAAACCGCCAAACTTTGTTTAACTTACTTAAATCTTTGGCAAAAGTTGTGATGATAGGGATCATCAGTTATATATTAATTTCTGGTGATTTTCTGAAAGTTCTTTTGACAGGGAATATGGGTATGATGCAGGCCATCACTCTCATTACATATTCTGGATTTAAGATTATGATGGCCGCAGGGCTTTTGTTACTTGGGATTGCGGTTGCTGATTTTTATTTTCAAAAATTTGAGTTTGAAGAATCTTTAAAACAAACTCCTTCCGAAGCCAAACGAGAGATGAAAGAAGATTCCGGGGATCCTGTGATGAAAAATCGCAGGATGCAGCTAGCGCGTGACATGATGCAAGGAAATATGCTTCGTGAAGTTCCGAAAGCCGATGTTGTGATTACAAACCCTACCCATTATTCTGTGGCACTTTCTTATGAAATGGGAAGAGACTCTGCGCCGAGAGTCATTGCTAAAGGTGAAAACCGCCTAGCACTGGAAATACGAAGGATTGCTCGTGAAAACGATGTCCCCATTGTAGAAAGTCCAAAACAAGCACGTCTTTTATATGCACAGGTCGAAGTGGGCCAGGAAATACCACAAGAGTTCTTCAATGCAGTGGTGCAAATCCTTATCACTCTTGAGAAGTTTAGAAAAAAAGTAGGAATGGGATAA
- the fliN gene encoding flagellar motor switch protein FliN — MGEGSLSQDEIDALLQGADDTFDLSSLSGAASSSSDNLSPIDRDIISDVIGSAFQVAGNTLGTILAKNTRFMNPATESSSSADIQKELGSKSVSLFSTISGSLAGRVCLIMAQENAAKIAGVMMGGMTPPGQLDNAQLQTLKDSLAPILGTVTAQIGMKLGGTMSGSPPEIALVNSGRDLQLPDDNSLVKTSLSLNIDGVGSFKVYYVIALSMANSILDIQKGGGQKQQQQSGGMNVNMQPNMGMGGGQGSVGIKGVNFPSLATAGGGPGQTNLNLLMDVQMALTVELGRTKMYIKDILGLGEGSIIELDKLAGEPVDLLVNGKLIAKGEVVVIDENFGVRVTDIVSPTDRLKGEK; from the coding sequence ATGGGTGAAGGTTCACTCTCACAAGACGAGATAGACGCATTACTACAAGGCGCGGATGATACATTCGACCTCTCTTCTTTAAGTGGCGCCGCAAGTTCGTCATCGGACAACCTATCTCCTATTGACCGCGACATTATTTCTGATGTGATCGGCTCTGCATTCCAGGTGGCGGGGAACACACTTGGCACGATCTTGGCAAAAAATACTCGTTTTATGAACCCTGCCACCGAATCGAGCTCCTCTGCCGATATCCAAAAAGAACTTGGTAGCAAATCTGTTAGTTTATTCTCAACAATTAGCGGAAGTTTGGCGGGACGAGTTTGCCTCATCATGGCCCAAGAAAACGCAGCTAAAATTGCGGGTGTGATGATGGGAGGAATGACTCCTCCAGGCCAACTTGACAACGCCCAACTCCAAACCTTAAAAGATTCTTTAGCACCAATTCTTGGAACTGTTACCGCACAAATTGGAATGAAACTTGGTGGCACCATGTCCGGTAGCCCTCCAGAAATTGCACTCGTCAATTCCGGTCGAGATTTGCAACTACCAGATGACAATAGTTTGGTGAAAACATCACTCAGTTTAAATATTGATGGTGTTGGTTCTTTTAAAGTATATTATGTTATCGCATTGTCTATGGCAAACTCAATCCTGGATATCCAAAAGGGTGGGGGCCAAAAACAACAACAACAGTCCGGTGGAATGAATGTCAACATGCAACCCAATATGGGAATGGGTGGTGGCCAAGGATCTGTTGGAATCAAAGGTGTCAATTTTCCATCTCTCGCCACAGCTGGTGGTGGCCCTGGACAAACCAATCTCAATCTACTGATGGATGTGCAAATGGCACTGACTGTGGAGCTGGGACGAACCAAAATGTACATCAAAGACATTTTGGGTTTGGGTGAAGGTTCCATCATCGAACTAGATAAGTTAGCTGGTGAGCCAGTGGATTTACTTGTGAACGGCAAACTCATTGCAAAGGGTGAGGTTGTGGTCATCGATGAAAACTTTGGGGTTCGTGTTACCGATATCGTAAGTCCTACGGACAGACTCAAAGGCGAGAAATGA
- the dusA gene encoding tRNA dihydrouridine(20/20a) synthase DusA has protein sequence MTSSVPSYRISVAPMMDWTDRHFRFFIRLISKHTLLYTEMVTTGAILRGKDNHRYLDFSKEENPIALQLGGDSPVALAECAKIGEDYGYDEINLNVGCPSDRVQSGSFGACLMKEPDLVAEMVSACKAKVKIPVTVKHRIGVNGKETYEDLHNFVSKIKEAGADHSIVHARIAILEGLSPKENRTVPPLRYEDVYRLKDEFPDLPITINGGIKTHAEIKEHLTKVDGVMLGRAAYDNPFLFHEVDQLYYGSKENLPLREEVLKELISYIRLTLEKEGKVHHILRHILGLYFGEKGAREYRKFLTDRMHTTGANESILEDYLKR, from the coding sequence TTGACAAGTTCAGTCCCATCGTATCGCATTTCTGTTGCCCCGATGATGGACTGGACGGATAGGCATTTCCGCTTTTTTATAAGGCTAATCTCTAAACATACATTACTCTATACAGAGATGGTGACTACAGGTGCTATCCTCCGTGGCAAAGACAACCATAGATACTTAGATTTTTCTAAAGAAGAAAATCCCATTGCTCTTCAGTTAGGTGGTGATTCGCCTGTGGCACTTGCCGAATGTGCCAAAATTGGAGAAGACTACGGGTATGATGAAATCAATCTGAACGTAGGTTGTCCCTCGGATCGGGTGCAAAGCGGAAGTTTTGGTGCTTGTCTTATGAAAGAACCTGACCTTGTGGCTGAGATGGTTTCTGCTTGTAAGGCAAAGGTCAAAATTCCTGTCACCGTCAAACATCGGATTGGTGTGAATGGAAAAGAAACTTACGAGGATTTACACAATTTTGTTTCCAAAATTAAGGAAGCTGGTGCGGATCATAGCATCGTACATGCAAGGATCGCCATTTTGGAGGGACTTTCTCCCAAAGAAAATCGAACGGTTCCACCTCTCCGTTATGAAGATGTTTATCGATTAAAAGATGAATTCCCCGATTTACCCATTACTATCAATGGGGGAATCAAAACCCATGCTGAGATTAAAGAACATCTAACAAAAGTAGATGGAGTGATGCTTGGGCGGGCGGCCTACGACAATCCGTTTTTATTTCATGAAGTGGACCAATTGTATTATGGATCTAAAGAAAATCTTCCTTTGAGAGAAGAAGTTCTGAAAGAATTGATCTCCTATATTCGTTTAACCCTAGAGAAAGAGGGGAAAGTGCATCATATTTTACGACATATTTTGGGTCTCTATTTTGGCGAAAAGGGAGCTCGCGAATATCGGAAATTTCTCACAGACAGAATGCATACAACAGGAGCAAACGAATCTATTTTAGAGGATTATTTAAAACGTTAA
- a CDS encoding FliO/MopB family protein, with protein MYFCLILVLAISPLVSQNVETKELDQILRQELGESKSKPTDGSSSTSSPTQNGSTNSNKANAGEVSKESEGTNLIQERYAENPDDSPSATWILLKILFVLAILVGAGYYLILQMQKTKSAKYPVKGFMKVLSSLPLTATQSVQIIEVGGRTLVLGVADGSVSLLTEVTAPDEKSQIQKMKEEADPYVPNFLETVLESLQSKAQRKIRINPSKMESLEFDGAAEIQRKAKEGLERLRKHRELLEGGES; from the coding sequence ATGTACTTTTGCCTGATCCTTGTTTTGGCTATTTCTCCTCTTGTTTCCCAAAATGTAGAAACTAAAGAATTGGATCAAATCCTTCGCCAAGAATTAGGGGAATCAAAATCCAAACCTACCGATGGATCTTCTTCTACTTCTAGTCCGACACAAAATGGATCCACTAATTCTAACAAGGCGAATGCGGGTGAAGTTTCTAAGGAATCCGAAGGAACCAATTTAATCCAAGAAAGATATGCAGAAAACCCAGATGATTCTCCTTCTGCCACTTGGATTTTACTTAAAATTTTATTTGTTCTCGCGATCCTTGTAGGCGCAGGTTATTACCTCATCTTGCAGATGCAGAAAACAAAATCTGCCAAATACCCTGTAAAAGGGTTTATGAAGGTTTTGTCTAGTTTGCCACTTACTGCCACCCAATCTGTGCAAATCATAGAGGTGGGGGGACGTACACTGGTGCTCGGTGTTGCGGATGGTTCTGTGAGTTTGCTTACGGAAGTGACCGCTCCTGATGAAAAATCTCAAATCCAAAAAATGAAAGAAGAAGCGGATCCTTACGTTCCCAATTTTTTAGAAACCGTTCTTGAAAGTTTACAATCCAAGGCGCAAAGAAAAATCCGCATCAATCCCTCCAAAATGGAAAGTTTGGAATTTGATGGGGCAGCAGAGATCCAAAGGAAAGCGAAAGAAGGCCTTGAGCGTTTACGCAAACACCGTGAATTGTTAGAAGGAGGGGAGTCATGA
- a CDS encoding flagellar biosynthesis protein FlhA — protein MNFRDLLKQSDLVLGVGTLLILGMLIVPLPGFILDVLIVVSIGLGLLILMTALSVTEPSEFSIFPSLLLITTLFRLALNVSTTRQILSKGPAMNSSVIEAFGTFVVGGESGLGKYVVGLIIFIILTIVQVVVITKGATRISEVAARFTLDGLPQKQMSIDMELNSGAITEAEAKVKRKKVQREVDFYGAMDGASKFVQGDVRAGLIITAINLLGGILIGSTIRGESFLASIETYGKFTIGDGLVSQIPGLLSTTATGIIVTRSSSEKKLTVEIKDQLFGNAKTLYVVAGALGLASLIPGLPFFSLLFLAGAIGYLGYSIEKVAKEEIKKIENVAQEKVQEKKPENYIKEISVEAIQVELGRDLLPLVDASSGGHLLEQIANTRKKFAIDFGLVIPAIRIIDNLEIPHDNYSIRINGVVVGQSAVKADRLMAMNNTSRNLEAIIGEPFTEPAFGLKATWIDPNDKIEVENKGYSVVDPSTVIITHLKELISNYASQLLGREEVKALLEHLRQTHPTLVGELDYDKQGRLGIIQQTLQNLLAEGLSIKNLPKIMDAIANHLPRTNNPFDLAEHVRQALSRQIINDFLSPDGKLHVVTIDPRIIDRMNKSITLDETDGSKLIILPHDIRVRILESVYNELQKALDENRFLIFVVSRYLRQAFAFFLTKELPPRNFAVIASEEIHRGVPTEIASVLSLPSREEHPQEA, from the coding sequence ATGAATTTTAGAGATCTACTCAAACAATCCGACTTAGTTTTGGGAGTGGGAACACTTCTCATTTTGGGAATGTTGATTGTCCCTTTGCCGGGATTTATTTTAGACGTTCTCATTGTTGTGAGTATAGGACTTGGGCTCCTCATCCTCATGACTGCACTTTCAGTTACGGAACCAAGTGAGTTTTCCATTTTCCCTAGTTTACTTCTTATCACCACCTTGTTTCGATTAGCGCTTAACGTTTCCACAACGAGACAAATTTTATCCAAAGGGCCAGCAATGAACTCAAGTGTCATCGAAGCCTTTGGAACCTTTGTTGTGGGTGGAGAATCAGGGCTTGGAAAGTATGTTGTTGGACTCATCATCTTTATTATCCTAACAATCGTCCAGGTAGTGGTGATTACCAAAGGTGCTACAAGGATCTCGGAAGTGGCTGCCAGGTTTACACTCGATGGATTACCACAAAAACAAATGTCCATTGATATGGAACTGAATAGCGGTGCCATTACAGAAGCGGAAGCAAAAGTAAAACGAAAAAAAGTCCAACGAGAAGTTGATTTTTACGGGGCCATGGATGGAGCTTCCAAGTTCGTACAAGGGGATGTGAGGGCAGGACTTATCATCACAGCGATCAATTTACTTGGAGGAATTCTCATTGGGTCTACGATTCGTGGAGAATCATTTCTCGCATCCATTGAAACTTACGGAAAGTTTACCATTGGGGATGGGCTTGTTTCCCAAATTCCAGGTCTACTTTCCACAACTGCTACAGGTATCATTGTCACACGTTCTAGTTCAGAAAAGAAACTGACAGTGGAGATCAAAGACCAACTTTTTGGAAATGCAAAAACTTTATATGTAGTGGCTGGGGCTTTGGGACTTGCCAGTCTCATTCCCGGACTTCCATTTTTTTCATTACTCTTTTTAGCAGGAGCCATTGGGTATTTAGGTTATTCCATTGAAAAGGTAGCCAAAGAAGAAATCAAAAAAATTGAAAACGTTGCCCAGGAAAAAGTCCAAGAGAAAAAACCAGAAAATTATATCAAAGAAATTTCTGTCGAAGCCATTCAGGTGGAACTTGGTCGCGATTTACTTCCGTTAGTGGACGCTTCTTCCGGTGGGCATTTACTGGAACAAATTGCAAACACTCGTAAAAAATTTGCCATTGATTTTGGTCTTGTGATTCCTGCTATTCGGATCATTGACAATTTAGAAATCCCGCATGACAATTATAGCATTCGTATCAACGGAGTTGTGGTTGGACAATCTGCTGTGAAGGCCGACCGTTTGATGGCAATGAATAATACTTCCAGGAATTTGGAAGCCATCATTGGAGAACCATTTACGGAACCAGCATTTGGACTCAAAGCCACTTGGATTGATCCCAATGATAAAATTGAAGTGGAGAACAAAGGTTATTCGGTGGTGGATCCGTCTACTGTCATCATCACTCATTTGAAAGAGTTAATCTCTAACTATGCATCACAACTTCTAGGTAGAGAGGAAGTGAAAGCACTTCTAGAACACTTACGACAAACCCATCCGACTCTTGTAGGAGAATTGGATTACGACAAACAAGGTCGTCTTGGGATCATCCAACAAACTTTACAAAATCTTTTGGCAGAAGGATTATCCATTAAAAACCTTCCGAAAATTATGGATGCCATTGCGAACCACCTTCCCAGGACAAACAATCCATTTGATTTGGCAGAACATGTAAGGCAAGCTTTGTCACGCCAAATCATCAATGATTTCCTTTCTCCGGATGGAAAGTTACATGTGGTGACCATTGATCCAAGGATCATTGATCGTATGAACAAAAGTATCACGTTGGACGAAACCGATGGTAGCAAACTCATCATCCTTCCTCATGACATCCGTGTGAGAATTTTGGAATCGGTATATAATGAATTACAAAAGGCTTTGGATGAAAATCGGTTCCTGATCTTTGTGGTTTCTAGGTACTTGAGACAAGCCTTTGCATTCTTTTTGACAAAGGAACTACCCCCCAGGAACTTTGCAGTAATTGCTTCTGAAGAAATCCACAGAGGGGTTCCCACAGAAATCGCTTCGGTTTTAAGCCTTCCATCCAGAGAGGAACACCCACAAGAAGCATAG
- the fliP gene encoding flagellar type III secretion system pore protein FliP (The bacterial flagellar biogenesis protein FliP forms a type III secretion system (T3SS)-type pore required for flagellar assembly.), translated as MKSRFFSFLKRHKSIIFLIGILFLITAGGFTGLMAQDKGSRIPIPNLSFNVNEAKGPKETSLSLMILFLVTILSLAPAIVMSVTSFTKVVIVFDFVRRALSLQNLPPNQVMMGLALFVTFFIMAPTIGKVNDEALQPYLNGKIDQTAMMEGSMKHLRQFMIRQLGKDGTKDVALFLKIGKVQNVKSFEDVPSYVLVPAFMLSEIKKAFIIGIYIFIPFIVIDLIVASALLAMGFMMLPPVMISLPLKLILFILIDGWNLLVLELVRSYK; from the coding sequence ATGAAATCTCGTTTTTTTTCCTTCCTTAAGAGACATAAATCTATTATTTTTCTCATTGGAATTCTCTTTCTCATTACGGCTGGTGGATTTACAGGACTTATGGCTCAGGACAAAGGTTCGAGGATTCCCATCCCGAATTTATCATTTAACGTAAATGAGGCGAAGGGGCCAAAAGAAACAAGTTTGTCTCTTATGATTTTGTTTTTAGTCACAATACTTTCTCTGGCGCCTGCCATTGTGATGAGTGTGACTTCCTTTACTAAGGTTGTAATTGTTTTTGATTTTGTGAGAAGAGCTTTGTCTCTTCAAAACTTGCCACCTAACCAGGTGATGATGGGCCTTGCTCTTTTTGTTACTTTTTTTATTATGGCTCCGACCATAGGTAAGGTAAACGATGAGGCCCTCCAACCTTACCTAAATGGAAAAATTGACCAAACCGCGATGATGGAAGGATCCATGAAACATCTTCGCCAATTTATGATTCGCCAGTTAGGAAAAGATGGAACCAAAGATGTTGCCTTGTTTTTAAAGATTGGGAAAGTACAAAATGTAAAATCTTTTGAAGATGTTCCTTCTTATGTTTTGGTTCCTGCTTTTATGTTAAGTGAAATCAAAAAAGCTTTTATCATCGGTATTTATATCTTCATTCCTTTTATTGTCATCGATTTGATTGTAGCTTCTGCCCTCCTGGCAATGGGTTTTATGATGTTACCTCCGGTAATGATTTCTCTTCCTTTGAAACTCATTCTTTTTATCCTGATTGATGGATGGAACTTACTCGTTTTAGAGCTTGTAAGGAGTTATAAATGA